The sequence CGTGAATTGGATTGTGTTCAGAAATAATCGTATGCACTACTTTTTTAGTCATTGGTTTATTGCTCAAATCTACTGGATAAAATGGGGTCAAAACAGCAAATTTTTCATGTAACGAAGTACTGATCTGCTGTAATTTTTCTGTAGATCGTGCCAACAATATAGGGATTCCGCCTTTTTTTGCAATCTGCCAAGCCAAACTTTCCCCTAGACCGCTAGATGCTCCAGTAATAATTATCTTTTTATCTGTCAATATCTGCTGCTTCATAAAAAAGTTTCCCATCTACCATGAATTTAATTACAAGTTGTTTCGATTCCAAATAATCCAGCTGTCCAATCGTTTCTGACATGGTTAAACTAATTTGCTGTTTATATTGTTTGGGAAAAAGCTCGGCGCATATTTCAAATGGCGTTCGTTTTCCCCCATGTTTAATAAGTAATTGATAAACAAAATCCGCTCGTTCCTCTTGTTTTTTTAATCGATTAAAAATCAACTGTCCAGGATTATTTACAGCTTCTCCATGAGATGACAAAATCTTTTTTATCCCTAGATCTGCACATTTTTTTAAATTCTCCCGATATTGGAGCAGTGGTTTTGGCCGATCTTTCATTGGTCTTCCTAATTCCGGCGGCTCTACAATTGGATTGGAGGAAATATGCTTTAAAACATGGTCTCCTCCGATTAACACCTGATCCTGCTCGCGGAAAAATGACAAATGACTCTGGGCATGTCCTTTTGTATCAATAACCTTCCAATCGGGATGCCCCGGTAAGGCATCTCCTTCCGTTAACATGTCGGTTAATTCCCCTTTCCCAACATATTGTAAGGTTGCTTTAAGCTGTTCCAGTGCGGGATAAAATACTTCAGGAATACTACAAGCTTTAAAATACTCCTGAAAAAAATGCAAATAGTGTTCAACATATTGCTCATCCAATGTCAACCAATTATTAACGTTTGGATGTGCCACAATCTTTTCTGCATTAGAAAACTGTTCGATTAAACCAATATGATCTGGGTGGTGATGTGTTAAAATGATCTGCTCGATGTCATTTGGGTGATAGCCAATTTCTTTTAATTGTGAGGTGAAAGCTTCCCAGGAAGCCTTTGTTTTTGCACCGGCATCGATAAGCGATAATGCCTCACCAGCTAACACATATATATGAACATCCCCTACTTCAAAAGGAGTTGGCACTGTTATTCGGCTAATTTTATCCATTACTATAATTCCTCCAACTGAATGTTCATTCATTTTCTATATATTTTACTCCGTTTGTGAACAATTGTCGATAAATTTATCCTTTATCATCGTTCATCCTTCCAACCAACGCCGTATAATATCCCCATTATTACATACCTATTTAGCATTCGGTTGTCATTGATTCACCAAATCGTCCGCTTACGAATAAACTGCTGTCAATAGAGAGACCATTGACTTTTCAATCATTTTCCAACACAATAAATGAAACAGTTTCTATATTATTTTTTATACAGAAACTGTCATTTTCCACTTATTTTCTCAGTTTTAATATCCTAATATAATGGTAAACAGAAGAAAGAAGCATCTCTCTTCTTATTTTTTACGAAGAGGTGAAAAAATGAAACCAAAAATTTACGCCCATCGTGGAGCGAGCAATTACGCACCTGAAAATACGATGCCAGCATTTCAATTGGCATATGATATGAAAACAGACGGCATTGAAACGGACGTGCAATTGACGAAAGACAATGTTCCAGTCCTTATCCATGACGAACATGTTAACCGAACAACAAATAGTATCGGCTATATCAAAGATTTTACGTATCATGAACTAAAGCAACTTGACGCTGGCAGTTGGTTTTCACCAAAGTTCAAAGGAACAACGATTCCAACGTTGGAAGAATTATTGACATGGATAAAGGGTAAGTCAATATATTTAAATATTGAACTGAAAAATAATAAAATAGACTATAAGCATATAGAAGCTATTGTTTATGAACAAATCAAAGCTTATCAGTTAATTAATCGTACGACAATTTCGACATTTAATCCAAACAGTGTTAAACGTCTGGCTGCTCATACCAATTTTAGAGAACTTGCGTTATTAACTTCAAAAAGAATCCGAAACCCAATTCAATTTGTGAAAGAACTTGGAGCTAATGCCATACATGTAAAATATAACCTGGTAAATCCAACGATGGTTACTTTAGCACAGCAACAACATGTAAAGTTGCGGATTTTCACTATCAATCGGCCAGCTCGTATTATTCGTTCCATCAAATATGGGGTTGATGGTATTTTTACGGATGTTCCAGACGTAGCATTATACTATAAGCATCTCCTGTTAGGTAAACAGCAATAGAAGGAGGAAGAACAATGGTTAAATTATTTTCACCCATTACCTTGAAAGGAATAACCTTAAAAAATCGCATCGCCATGTCACCAATGTGCATGTATTCTTGTCCTGATCAAGATGGAATGGTAGCGCCTTTTCACAAAACTCATTATATTTCACGTGCTGTTGGACAAGTGGGCTTAATTATGCTTGAAGCGACTGCTGTAGAACGAGCAGGAAGAATATCACAAGAGGACTTAGGAATTTGGGATGATAAACATATCGAGAGATTAAAACAACTCAATAAAGAAATTCAAAGCTACGGTGCTAAAACCGCCATTCAGCTTGCCCATGCTGGTAGAAAAGCAAAACTTCCTTCCACCATCTATGCTCCATCTGCTGTGAAATATGATGAACAATCCAAGCAGCCAAAAGAGATGACAGAAAACGAGATAAAAACAACCGTTACAGCATTCAAACAGGCTGCTAGTCGTGCTAGAGAGGCAAATTTTGATATAATTGAAATACACGCTGCTCACGGCTATCTCATCAATCAATTTTTATCACCTTTAACGAATTTCCGAACAGATCAGTATGGTGGTACGCGGGAAAATCGATACCGCTTCTTACATGAAATTATTACCGCGATACATACTGTGTGGAAAGGTCCTTTATTTGTTCGCTTATCCACAGATGAATATGTAAGTAACGGTAATACATTAAAAGATATTTTTTATTTTTCTAAACGGTTAAAAGCAGATGGAATTGACCTCATCGATTGTAGTTCTGGTGGAGTTGTACCAGCTAAAATAAACGTCTTCCCCGGTTATCAAGTCAAGCGCTGTGAAAAGATCAAACAAGAAGTAGAGATCCATACTGGTGCAGTTGGGTTAATTACAACCGGGAAACAAGCCGAAGAAATTTTACAAAATGATCGTGCTGATCTTGTATTTATTGGTCGTGCACTACTTAGAAATCCTTACTGGCCCAAAACTGCTGCTGACGAACTAGACTATAATTTACAATCCCCAAAGCAATATGAACGGGGATGGAAATAGCATTGGAGGAATTATTTTGGAATTAATTTTCCTTGGAACAGGAGCCGGTGTTCCTTCCAAAGAGAGAAATGTTTCGGCTTTGGCACTTTCCTTATTACAAGAACAAAACAGCATTTGGTTATTTGATTGCGGGGAAGGAACACAGCACCAAATCCTTCACAGTTCGATTAAGCCAAGAAAAGTTAATAAGATTTTTATTACACATATGCATGGCGATCATATATATGGATTACCCGGCTTTCTTAGCAGCCGTTCCTTTCAAGGAGGAACAACACCTTTAACCATCTATGGACCAAAAGAATTGAAACAGTTTGTGGAAATTAGTTTACAACTTAGTGAAACACATCTGACTTACCCCCTATCCATTGTGGAGGTAGCTGATAAAATGGAACTAAAATTAGATCATTTTACCGTTTATGTCGAATTATTGGATCATGGCATACCAAGCTTTGGTTATCGGATTATCGAAAAAGAGAAACCAGGGGAATTACTCGTTGATAAACTAAAATCACTTGGTATTAAGCCAGGTCCCATCTATCAACAAATTAAAGAAAATGAAACAGTTACCATTCCAAATAAAGGTATCATTTACCGTAAAGACGTTGTTGGTCCGCCTAAACAGGGAAAGATCATTACTATTATTGGAGACACGAGGTATTCACCACGTTTTGTTTCGCTAGCGAGAAATGCTGATGTTCTGGTTCATGAAGCAACCTTTCGTCATGACAAAGAAATGCTTGCACACCAATATTTTCATTCAACGACTTCGCAAGCGGCTAGGTTAGCGTTAGAAAGTAATTGTAAACAACTTATTTTGACGCATATTTCTTCTCGCTATCAACAAGAAGAAAATGATCAGCTTTTACAGGAAGCCACAGTGATATTTCCTAATACAAAGCTGGCCTATGATTTTTCCAAGTTTACGATACATTAACAGGAGGAGGGCTTTCATTGACAGATATTCCAACAATTGTTTCGAATCAAAGGACTTTTTTCCTAAATGGAAATACAATGGACTATACCTTTCGGAAACAACAACTGCAAAAATTAAAAAACTTGTTAAAAGATAATGAAACAGCTATTTATCAAGCTTTGAAAGCAGATCTAAACAAATCAAAACATGAGACGTTTACAACTGAATTAGGCTTTCTATTAACGGAAATTGATTATACATTAAAGCATTTACGAGGTTGGATGGAGCCGATTAAAGTATCGGCTCCAATAACGCATAAAGGATCAAAAAATTATATTATGAAAGAGCCATATGGAGTTTGTTTAATTATTGCACCGTGGAATTATCCATTGCAATTAGCACTTGCTCCTGCTATTGGTGCATTAGCTGCCGGTAACTGTGCAATTATAAAACCTTCTGAATATGCAAGGGAAACATCTGCTTTGATCACGAAATTAATTGTAGAAAATTTTGATCCTTCCTTCTTAACTGTCGTAGAGGGGGAAAAAGAGACCGTACAAAAGTTGTTAGAGCAACGTTTTGATTATATCTTTTTTACCGGAAGCACAAATACCGGTAAAATCATTATGAATGCGGCAAGTAAGCATTTAACACCAGTAACCCTTGAATTAGGTGGAAAGAGCCCGGTAATTGTAGATAAGGATGCGAATATTCCCTTAGCTGCTAAACGCATCGTTTGGGGGAAATATACTAATGCTGGTCAAACTTGTG is a genomic window of Virgibacillus proomii containing:
- the namA gene encoding NADPH dehydrogenase NamA; its protein translation is MVKLFSPITLKGITLKNRIAMSPMCMYSCPDQDGMVAPFHKTHYISRAVGQVGLIMLEATAVERAGRISQEDLGIWDDKHIERLKQLNKEIQSYGAKTAIQLAHAGRKAKLPSTIYAPSAVKYDEQSKQPKEMTENEIKTTVTAFKQAASRAREANFDIIEIHAAHGYLINQFLSPLTNFRTDQYGGTRENRYRFLHEIITAIHTVWKGPLFVRLSTDEYVSNGNTLKDIFYFSKRLKADGIDLIDCSSGGVVPAKINVFPGYQVKRCEKIKQEVEIHTGAVGLITTGKQAEEILQNDRADLVFIGRALLRNPYWPKTAADELDYNLQSPKQYERGWK
- the rnz gene encoding ribonuclease Z, coding for MELIFLGTGAGVPSKERNVSALALSLLQEQNSIWLFDCGEGTQHQILHSSIKPRKVNKIFITHMHGDHIYGLPGFLSSRSFQGGTTPLTIYGPKELKQFVEISLQLSETHLTYPLSIVEVADKMELKLDHFTVYVELLDHGIPSFGYRIIEKEKPGELLVDKLKSLGIKPGPIYQQIKENETVTIPNKGIIYRKDVVGPPKQGKIITIIGDTRYSPRFVSLARNADVLVHEATFRHDKEMLAHQYFHSTTSQAARLALESNCKQLILTHISSRYQQEENDQLLQEATVIFPNTKLAYDFSKFTIH
- a CDS encoding MBL fold metallo-hydrolase, producing the protein MDKISRITVPTPFEVGDVHIYVLAGEALSLIDAGAKTKASWEAFTSQLKEIGYHPNDIEQIILTHHHPDHIGLIEQFSNAEKIVAHPNVNNWLTLDEQYVEHYLHFFQEYFKACSIPEVFYPALEQLKATLQYVGKGELTDMLTEGDALPGHPDWKVIDTKGHAQSHLSFFREQDQVLIGGDHVLKHISSNPIVEPPELGRPMKDRPKPLLQYRENLKKCADLGIKKILSSHGEAVNNPGQLIFNRLKKQEERADFVYQLLIKHGGKRTPFEICAELFPKQYKQQISLTMSETIGQLDYLESKQLVIKFMVDGKLFYEAADIDR
- a CDS encoding aldehyde dehydrogenase, which gives rise to MTDIPTIVSNQRTFFLNGNTMDYTFRKQQLQKLKNLLKDNETAIYQALKADLNKSKHETFTTELGFLLTEIDYTLKHLRGWMEPIKVSAPITHKGSKNYIMKEPYGVCLIIAPWNYPLQLALAPAIGALAAGNCAIIKPSEYARETSALITKLIVENFDPSFLTVVEGEKETVQKLLEQRFDYIFFTGSTNTGKIIMNAASKHLTPVTLELGGKSPVIVDKDANIPLAAKRIVWGKYTNAGQTCVAPDYLYVHEKVKFKLIKAMKKYIRNFYGRNPITNKNYTRIINEKHFQRLTKFLDNGSALHGGETNPLTLKIEPTILDKITWEDPIMQEEIFGPILPILTFREIDEAVSVIRTKEKPLALYYFGENGNTQQQIMQYLSFGGGSINDTLLHLANPHLPFGGVGASGMGNYHGKFSFDTFSHKKSIMKQSTKFDIPFRYPGSKLSEAILKKIMK
- a CDS encoding glycerophosphodiester phosphodiesterase, coding for MKPKIYAHRGASNYAPENTMPAFQLAYDMKTDGIETDVQLTKDNVPVLIHDEHVNRTTNSIGYIKDFTYHELKQLDAGSWFSPKFKGTTIPTLEELLTWIKGKSIYLNIELKNNKIDYKHIEAIVYEQIKAYQLINRTTISTFNPNSVKRLAAHTNFRELALLTSKRIRNPIQFVKELGANAIHVKYNLVNPTMVTLAQQQHVKLRIFTINRPARIIRSIKYGVDGIFTDVPDVALYYKHLLLGKQQ